The Trichoderma breve strain T069 chromosome 2, whole genome shotgun sequence DNA segment ATACGATTGAGCGCTCCAAGCCGTAATAGTCGGTCCATCAATGCCTGCATCAAACGGCACGCTAAGCCCCGCTAACGATTTGCCGTCAGCTCACGTCCACACTTGTCTGGCATTCAATAGTGATAGCAACCACATGTCGGACACACAAGGACATCCATTGCAATGCATTAGAAGCTGTTCTGCTTTTGCTTACTGACTTACCTACAGGATGGATGCATGCTAATCCTGCTAGCTACCTACACTACTAGCAAATGGAACCTACATGAAGTCCAGCGCTTTCTTGCTGctccgcctctctctcatccatGCTTACCTACTGAATACGGTCCCCACTCTCGCCCTCTGGATTGAAGGATcacagcccagcccagcccacACGATCGAGACTCGGCCACGGTCGGCACGGATGAGCTGCACAAATCGGGGctcttttggttttggtgtGATGTCCTCTGCTCCGTAGGGCCTCCGAGattcctccagctgctctctTACAGGGAACTTAGAGCACCTCTAGCACCCATTACCAGGTAGTACTGAAATAGCTCCTCGTACGTCATCCTCCGACGCTCAATCGTCTCCCATCCACAGCAAGTCAAAGTCAGCAGCCAACCATCTTGCATCTCACTAATCCCTTCCAattctcctcttcccgcCGGAGCTTGTCTTTTCCATTGCCCATTGCCCTAACACTTGCATCTCTCCCTTGTCATCACCACTACATCTTCTCGAGATACTTTGCTTCCCCCACCAGCTCTGGGAAGCTGTACATCGACACCATGGACAATATCGGCGGCACCATCAAGCGCCGTTCGACGGAGGTATGGCAAGCTGCGCAGAACAACATGCCCACCATGCCCTCTATGCCGGCCATGCCTTCTTTGCCCAATCTCCCTTCTCTGCCGGCCATGCCACAGTTCTCGTTTGATGCTTTCCGAAGGCAACCCCAGCAGGAAGGCCTGAAAGGCACCTGGGAGCGCATTGATTTGCCCCCGGTTCCTCGTTCTTCCCACTCTCTTGACATCATCTCTGGCTGCGCCTACATCTTTGGTGGCGAGATCACCCCCCACGAACCCGTCGACAATGACATTGTTGTCATTCGCCTTCCCTTTAGCAGCGCTCCTGCCGACTACTTCAAAATCCCGGCCAAACCAGACCATACGATCCCTGTACCGGCACCGATTCAGGACAAGGGCAAAAAAGATGGATTGGATAAGCCTTCCAAAAGAGCCAAGGCCAAAGCTGAAGACCTTGGTGAAGAActcgaagaggaagagagtgACAGCGACAACAATGATCCCACTGAAGAGAGTGACCAAGGAGAAGCCACGCCGACAACAGCGGATAAGGGCAAAGGACGAGCTGACAAGTTGGGCGATGTCCCGTCACCACGAGTTGGGCATGCAACTGCCGTCATTGGGTCCCGCATCTTCTTGTACGGCGGCCGTGGTGGGCCAGATATGAGGCCTTTGGATGAAGGGGGCCGTGTCTGGATCTTTGATACCCGCACTCGACTTTGGACCTATCTCGACCCGGTCCCGGCTGTCAAGGGCGGATCCATCGTTCCTCATCCAGCACCACGAAGCTATCACAGTGCTACCGCGACGGATCGGCCCCGCGACTTtgcccctcccccgccaACCCAGCCTCAGACCTGGCAGGAGTGGGCGCTTGGTGATACCTCCAAGACGGGCATCCCTCAGGATCCCATTGTTGGCAACGTTGCCGAGAATGCAATTGACGAGGAGACGAGCGGTTACGGCACCTTCTTCGTGCATGCTGGTGTTCTAGCCAACGGCGACCGCACTAGTGACCTTTGGGCTTTCGACGTCCACTCACGCATGTGGACTGAACTGCCTGCAGCGCCAGGACCTGCCCGTAGCGGCACCTCCATCTGCATCAGCAAGAGTCGAATCTTCCGTTTTGGTGGATACGACGGACAGAATGAGATTGGAGGTCAGCTCGACTTTTTGAACCTCGAGGTTGAAATGTTTGATGACCGTGTTACTCGGGGCGAGGTGGCTGTTCGAGCCCGTGGTAGCTGGCAGTCTATCTTGGAGGCTATGCCCGAGGCTTCTTCTCATGAGATTCCTTCCGAGAATGTCCAGGTCTGGCCCGCACCGCGAAGTGTGTCTTctcttgaagccatcacctttggcggcggcaccgAGTATCTCGTCCTGACCATGGGTGAAGCCAGCCCGAGCGCGGACGGCTACAATGGCGCCGGCAAATCTCACAACGACGTGTGGGTATTCCAGGTTCCGCCGGTAGGCATGACCGCTGCAAGCTTCACGGCAGCCATGTTCTCAGCCGTGGGCCGCAAGACTGGCGAAGGCAAATGGACAAAGGTAACTATGGGGCCTTATGACGATGAGGTGCTGGAAGTGCCAAGGGGTCGGGGCAGGCTGGCCAGTGCCCCGATGTTCGACTTGGAAGAGACTGGAATTGTGATTTGGGGTGGCCTGGATGATATGAATAGGCGGCGCGGAGAGGGATGGATTATGCGACTTGCGTAAACATTTTCCATTGggacctttttcttttttatccAATCTCTTTGATATCTTTTGCATATGACTTCAGATTGCGAAAAATGTACCGCATGAAAAGAAATACAACGAATGAAATGTCCTCTTATTCAGGAGTATGCACATGCATTATCAACTTTGACTGTATTTATCGCACACCACCAAGATTTGGTCTATACTTTTTCTGGCATTCAACATGGCGTTATGTACATTTAAAACCCGTGTCAAACAccgccctctccctctcctcccccttaTATTTCATTCCCTTCCTTTCTTAAATTTACAAATCggatctcgtcttctccgcACCCCACGGCTCTGATGTCAGGTTCGTCAATCCCGCGCTGTTCTCGCACGACTTCCTTCCGGTAAGGGGCCCGGCGACGGGGGCTTTGGCGGTGCCGCcgacggaggcggcggaggccttgagggcgtcgagcagcttgacgGTGGTCTCGGGGGTGAGGTCCTCGTAGTAGTCGTCGTTGATCTGGATCATGGGGGCGTTGACGCAGGCGCCGAGGCACTCGACTTcgatgaaggtgaagaggcCGTCCTTTGTGGTCTCGCCCTGCTTGATGCCGAggtggttggtgatggccttgacgatggcgtcggagccgcagccgccgAGCTGGCAGGGGGTCTGCGTGTGGAAGGGGTTGGTTAGCTGCATGTTCTTTTGATATCTGATATCTGGTGATTTTGGAGGGGGATATAATGAGATGATGCTacccctcccctcccttgTTCTCTCCAATTGTAGCTGTGATGTATGATGTGATTCCCAAAGCCGCCAATGGCGAAGAATGGGGAACGGAGCCGTAGGAATAAGGATCAAGGAGTGCGTACCGTTGTGCAGGCCTGGACAAAGAACTTGCCCACGGGGGTGCGGTTGTACATGGTGTAGAAGGAGGCGACCTCGTAGACTCGCATGGGGGGCATCTCGAGCAGGCGGGCGACCTCGTTCATgacgctgatgctggtgaagccgtgctggcgctggccgAGGTCGAGCAGGGGCATGACGGCGGCCTTTTTGTACTGGGCAGGGTAGCGCTTGAGGATCTCGGCGATGAGCTTCTCATTCTGGGCGTTGAACTTGAAGGGCAGGTCGGGGTTGTTGTCGGGTGTGTTtcggtgctggaggaggattCGAGGTCAGCGAAACTTCTGGAACGGTTTGTTTTCTCAATGGGCGAtctggctctctctctctttcaagGGTGGCACTCAGCGCAATTGCAGCAGCGAACTGAATTCGAGGGCCGGGGGTGAGTTTTTGAGGTTTTTGGGGGCGATGGAGACTTTACCACTTGGAGGGTGTCGCTGGGCCGGCTGGCTGTGATGGAAAAGGCGCGGGCCTGAGGGCGGGCGACGCGCGATGCGCAGCGGACGCCGGAGCGGAGGAGGAAGGGCGTGATTTTGCTCGCCATTGTGTGGTTCCGGGAGGAGGGGAGGCGGTTTGCTTGATTCCTGGGGAGGGTGGCTCGAGGATTTGGCAGTTTTGAGCTTTGAAATGGCATATATCGGAGTTCCAATGGCTGGAGCCAATGCTGCTTGCAAAATGggcggctgtgattggctggGACGGCTGATGTTCGGGAAATGGGGTCGTGtatatttctctctttctggGCACTGGCTACAAGAGTTGCAATTGCTATTGAGTATTACACATAACGTTGAATTAGATTCCTAAGTGAAAATGGATTCAATATCTCGTATTCACTTggtatattatttttttatcATTTGGGTTTTTTCTTATAGATATGAGAGACATATGTTTGCTATTTCGTTGCGTCACATCTGCGAGGGGTACGACATTGAATATTGGATGTTACAACGGACTGAATAGAACAGGCGCCACAAA contains these protein-coding regions:
- a CDS encoding thioredoxin-like [2Fe-2S] ferredoxin domain-containing protein gives rise to the protein MASKITPFLLRSGVRCASRVARPQARAFSITASRPSDTLQVHRNTPDNNPDLPFKFNAQNEKLIAEILKRYPAQYKKAAVMPLLDLGQRQHGFTSISVMNEVARLLEMPPMRVYEVASFYTMYNRTPVGKFFVQACTTTPCQLGGCGSDAIVKAITNHLGIKQGETTKDGLFTFIEVECLGACVNAPMIQINDDYYEDLTPETTVKLLDALKASAASVGGTAKAPVAGPLTGRKSCENSAGLTNLTSEPWGAEKTRSDL
- a CDS encoding kelch motif domain-containing protein translates to MDNIGGTIKRRSTEVWQAAQNNMPTMPSMPAMPSLPNLPSLPAMPQFSFDAFRRQPQQEGLKGTWERIDLPPVPRSSHSLDIISGCAYIFGGEITPHEPVDNDIVVIRLPFSSAPADYFKIPAKPDHTIPVPAPIQDKGKKDGLDKPSKRAKAKAEDLGEELEEEESDSDNNDPTEESDQGEATPTTADKGKGRADKLGDVPSPRVGHATAVIGSRIFLYGGRGGPDMRPLDEGGRVWIFDTRTRLWTYLDPVPAVKGGSIVPHPAPRSYHSATATDRPRDFAPPPPTQPQTWQEWALGDTSKTGIPQDPIVGNVAENAIDEETSGYGTFFVHAGVLANGDRTSDLWAFDVHSRMWTELPAAPGPARSGTSICISKSRIFRFGGYDGQNEIGGQLDFLNLEVEMFDDRVTRGEVAVRARGSWQSILEAMPEASSHEIPSENVQVWPAPRSVSSLEAITFGGGTEYLVLTMGEASPSADGYNGAGKSHNDVWVFQVPPVGMTAASFTAAMFSAVGRKTGEGKWTKVTMGPYDDEVLEVPRGRGRLASAPMFDLEETGIVIWGGLDDMNRRRGEGWIMRLA